In one window of Arachis ipaensis cultivar K30076 chromosome B06, Araip1.1, whole genome shotgun sequence DNA:
- the LOC107648765 gene encoding uncharacterized protein LOC107648765, translated as MGFAVVVVMIIAASVIAGCTNNMAVLAWDEPHIIHVAGKVLCQDCTQGWNEWISGGNPIKGVKVSLTCMDKRSRVVYYTSDATDELGQYEITVNKYVNGKELYTKGCTVRLVSSPDNVCNILTDFGGGNSGIKLSRPTSMYRGLIKHLLKPLYYTTPMCDKPDTDNSDSEYKDAQGQRGHYQ; from the exons ATGGGATTCGCAGTAGTGGTGGTGATGATCATTGCAGCCTCGGTGATAGCGGGTTGCACCAATAACATGGCAGTGTTGGCTTGGGATGAACCCCACATCATTCACGTGGCTGGAAAAGTGCTGTGCCAGGATTGTACCCAGGGTTGGAACGAATGGATTAGTGGTGGCAACCCGATCAAAG GAGTCAAGGTGTCTCTAACGTGCATGGACAAGAGAAGCAGGGTTGTGTATTATACAAGTGACGCTACAGATGAGTTGGGGCAATACGAAATAACCGTGAACAAGTATGTCAACGGCAAGGAACTGTATACGAAGGGGTGCACAGTGAGGTTGGTGTCATCCCCAGACAATGTTTGCAATATCCTTACTGACTTTGGTGGTGGAAACTCCGGCATCAAGCTCAGCCGCCCAACATCCATGTATCGTGGTTTGATCAAACACTTGCTCAAACCTTTGTATTATACGACTCCTATGTGTGATAAGCCGGACACCGATAACTCTGATTCTGAATACAAAGATGCACAAGGACAACGAGGCCACTACCAATAA